The Chloroflexota bacterium genome has a window encoding:
- a CDS encoding extracellular solute-binding protein, protein MGNKMWRLFVLILVVAALVVSCAPSPTPTPQVIVQRETQVVKETVVVPITPTPPPPAPTEITMVDTNSGANFQWYWQNVVIPSIQEQLGVKVNYVVGSESELIERMKAWEAGKGDVHLLFVKPEHIANMVQQGISLVKLWPDLKGEIPNLTKCREDYLELAQGVDIQGTGALYWRSQYTLIYNTEYVKNPPKSWKEFYERRAEWKGHIGWMRPDSKSGSGRSLPYSFLNAYVPLTDAQDKPIPLAELQAKPEFQEAVDKLKDFLTYCKIANEPTNMFEDFNAGDTWIAVYAMDYSLWSISQGTMPPTLAAAALSDGLPAGSDGYLAIPGNISEPYKPVAMKVINYLLSDDQQIRLITTMWQYTGTEIWDKIPDVVWRKIPKWEEVEAYRVRLSNKEVTDWIKTEGPKVLLGQ, encoded by the coding sequence ATGGGCAACAAAATGTGGAGACTATTCGTTTTGATCTTGGTTGTGGCCGCTCTCGTGGTTTCATGCGCACCATCTCCTACACCTACACCGCAGGTCATTGTCCAAAGGGAGACTCAGGTTGTCAAGGAGACGGTGGTTGTTCCCATCACGCCGACACCCCCACCGCCAGCGCCAACAGAGATCACCATGGTAGATACCAACTCCGGTGCCAATTTCCAATGGTACTGGCAGAACGTGGTCATCCCCTCCATCCAGGAGCAATTGGGGGTGAAAGTTAACTATGTAGTGGGCAGTGAATCAGAGCTGATCGAGCGCATGAAGGCTTGGGAAGCGGGCAAGGGCGATGTGCACTTGCTGTTCGTCAAGCCCGAGCACATTGCCAATATGGTGCAGCAGGGAATCTCCTTGGTCAAGCTATGGCCTGATCTCAAGGGAGAGATCCCGAATCTGACCAAGTGCCGCGAGGATTACCTCGAACTGGCGCAGGGTGTGGACATCCAAGGCACGGGCGCACTCTACTGGCGCAGCCAATATACGCTGATTTATAACACCGAGTACGTCAAGAATCCGCCCAAGTCTTGGAAGGAATTTTACGAGCGGCGTGCAGAGTGGAAGGGTCATATCGGCTGGATGCGCCCCGATTCCAAATCTGGCTCCGGCCGCAGCCTGCCGTACAGCTTCCTCAATGCGTATGTCCCACTCACAGATGCCCAGGACAAGCCCATCCCGTTGGCAGAACTGCAGGCAAAGCCCGAGTTCCAGGAAGCAGTGGACAAACTGAAAGATTTCCTGACTTACTGCAAGATCGCCAACGAGCCAACGAACATGTTTGAGGATTTTAACGCTGGTGATACCTGGATCGCAGTGTACGCTATGGATTATTCTCTGTGGTCTATCAGCCAGGGGACCATGCCGCCAACGCTTGCAGCAGCTGCGCTTAGCGATGGGCTGCCGGCAGGCTCGGATGGCTACCTGGCCATCCCGGGCAATATCTCTGAACCGTACAAGCCTGTGGCCATGAAGGTCATCAATTATCTGCTTTCGGATGACCAGCAGATCCGCCTGATCACCACGATGTGGCAGTATACCGGCACGGAAATCTGGGACAAGATCCCGGATGTCGTCTGGCGCAAGATCCCCAAGTGGGAAGAAGTAGAAGCGTACCGTGTCCGCCTTTCCAACAAAGAGGTTACCGACTGGATCAAGACGGAAGGCCCCAAGGTCCTGCTTGGCCAGTAG
- a CDS encoding iron ABC transporter permease — MHNFANKRQNIITFLLLSPGLAGFFGLFFYPMVVTIVRSFRPEGQASGWTVMNYATFLSDPDFRRIIWLTFFLAVASTILSIILSVPLALLLRRKPAGHRLFRLTILIPITVPGLIGALGLLLFWGSRGWFNLLLLQVFGFKAPLTVNYTLAGLVIFYVWHYFSYTAVTTLSTLEGLDPAFEEAARVAGATPWQVLRYVVIPLIMPGILSGSVLTFMAAFGAFSIPLITGGNYRPLSVAIYKQIGIFIPARWSAASAMAVIMATLQVIFLALYMRILRKPLT; from the coding sequence ATGCACAATTTCGCCAATAAAAGGCAGAACATTATCACCTTTTTGTTGCTGTCACCTGGATTGGCAGGATTCTTTGGCCTGTTCTTCTACCCCATGGTGGTCACCATAGTCCGTAGTTTTCGTCCTGAAGGACAGGCCTCTGGCTGGACAGTGATGAATTACGCCACCTTTCTCAGCGATCCTGATTTCAGGCGCATCATCTGGCTTACCTTTTTCTTGGCCGTTGCATCCACAATTTTGTCCATCATTCTGTCCGTGCCACTGGCATTGCTGCTGCGACGCAAGCCAGCCGGACATCGTCTGTTTCGTCTGACTATTCTGATACCAATCACCGTGCCTGGTTTGATTGGAGCGCTGGGGCTTTTGCTATTCTGGGGCAGTCGAGGCTGGTTTAACCTGCTCCTGCTTCAAGTGTTTGGGTTCAAAGCCCCGTTGACGGTCAACTATACCTTGGCTGGCTTGGTGATCTTTTACGTATGGCATTATTTCTCCTACACAGCGGTCACTACGCTATCTACGCTGGAGGGGTTGGATCCTGCTTTTGAGGAAGCAGCCAGGGTTGCTGGGGCAACTCCCTGGCAGGTGCTGCGCTATGTCGTGATCCCGCTCATTATGCCGGGCATCCTCTCTGGCTCGGTGCTCACCTTCATGGCTGCCTTTGGTGCGTTCAGCATTCCTCTGATTACAGGCGGGAACTATCGCCCCTTGTCAGTTGCGATTTACAAACAAATTGGGATCTTTATACCAGCACGTTGGTCTGCTGCTAGTGCTATGGCCGTGATCATGGCTACGCTGCAAGTCATTTTCTTAGCCCTGTATATGCGCATCTTGAGGAAGCCTCTGACATGA
- a CDS encoding ABC transporter permease: protein MTTLARRYWHALVNQKKVLVYTFLWSFFLWITSPFLLILFKSVGRNWFGKRWLPPEFTLDWYRWALTIANIPQVLSNTLIIAAIAVTISTLIALPTGWALGRRKVPAKEVLTSIILLPRMIPPIAYALGIAQIFYRLHLVDTHLGVALAHVAICAPYAILVLSSTFEGLDERVLEASAVCGANQLRTFFHVTLPMVLPGILSSIIFTFTTSYNEFTLTLMTYGPHTITLPVRTYLAVGEGYWEVTSALSIILIIPSLFVLFMVQRQVQPEKLVGGFKGV from the coding sequence ATGACAACCCTAGCAAGACGTTACTGGCATGCCTTGGTCAATCAGAAAAAAGTCCTTGTCTATACTTTCCTGTGGAGCTTCTTCCTCTGGATTACATCGCCTTTCTTGCTCATTTTGTTCAAGTCCGTAGGAAGGAACTGGTTTGGCAAGCGATGGCTCCCTCCAGAGTTCACGCTGGATTGGTATAGGTGGGCGTTGACCATTGCCAATATCCCGCAAGTGTTGAGCAATACCTTGATCATCGCAGCGATAGCGGTAACTATTTCTACCCTTATTGCTCTGCCGACAGGTTGGGCGCTTGGGCGTCGCAAGGTGCCAGCCAAAGAAGTGCTCACATCCATTATCTTGTTGCCGCGCATGATTCCACCCATAGCGTATGCACTGGGCATTGCCCAGATTTTCTACCGCCTGCACCTGGTGGACACGCACCTTGGGGTTGCTTTGGCACATGTGGCTATTTGCGCTCCTTATGCAATTCTGGTGTTATCCTCTACTTTCGAGGGTTTGGATGAGCGTGTTTTGGAAGCCTCAGCGGTGTGTGGAGCAAACCAACTGCGGACCTTTTTCCATGTTACCCTCCCTATGGTCTTGCCAGGTATCCTGTCGTCCATCATCTTCACCTTCACGACTTCTTACAACGAATTCACCCTGACCTTGATGACCTATGGCCCACACACCATCACTCTGCCTGTGCGTACTTATCTGGCGGTAGGTGAGGGGTACTGGGAAGTGACCAGTGCCCTATCCATTATTCTGATCATTCCCTCCCTATTCGTGCTGTTCATGGTGCAACGGCAGGTACAACCGGAGAAACTGGTGGGAGGGTTCAAGGGAGTATGA
- a CDS encoding sugar phosphate isomerase/epimerase gives MLLGLNGATTMKADLPMDIAAASAAGFKALEIWAAKLDDYLRDHRCEELSTLLSQRAILPASINSIEFITFRPEHEHAQITSRCQQLCAWAHEVGCDKIVVVPSPTPKGQVSRAEIRTESVNVLRELAAIAEPYGVKLAFEFLGFPWCSVRTLEQCWEIVQETALPNVGLVIDTCHFYAGDSSLDSIAEVSPQKIFIFHINDVEDRPKDSIEDAYRLLPGEGVIPLNDILAQLKRIGFDGLCSVELFRPEYWEREPSELAAAARAAALRVLSPYFEVA, from the coding sequence ATGCTACTAGGTCTCAACGGCGCTACTACAATGAAAGCTGACTTGCCTATGGATATCGCTGCCGCAAGTGCGGCTGGCTTCAAAGCATTGGAGATTTGGGCGGCGAAACTGGATGACTATCTGCGAGATCATCGCTGTGAAGAATTGAGCACGCTCCTCAGTCAGCGTGCGATCCTTCCCGCCAGTATCAATTCGATTGAATTCATCACCTTCCGTCCTGAGCATGAGCATGCGCAGATCACTTCCCGCTGTCAACAACTCTGCGCGTGGGCACATGAGGTGGGATGCGATAAGATCGTGGTAGTACCAAGCCCGACACCCAAAGGCCAAGTCAGCAGGGCGGAGATACGGACGGAATCGGTCAATGTGCTACGGGAACTAGCCGCTATAGCCGAGCCGTATGGAGTCAAATTGGCTTTTGAGTTCTTGGGTTTCCCTTGGTGCTCGGTGCGGACTCTGGAGCAGTGCTGGGAGATTGTTCAGGAAACGGCTCTACCCAATGTAGGTCTTGTGATTGATACCTGCCATTTCTATGCTGGAGACTCGTCTCTAGACTCCATCGCAGAGGTATCGCCCCAAAAAATCTTCATCTTTCATATCAACGATGTAGAAGATCGTCCGAAGGATTCGATTGAGGATGCCTATCGCTTGCTGCCCGGGGAGGGTGTGATCCCGTTGAATGACATCTTAGCGCAGCTCAAGCGAATTGGGTTCGATGGCCTTTGTTCTGTCGAACTGTTTCGTCCAGAGTATTGGGAACGTGAACCAAGTGAACTAGCTGCCGCGGCACGGGCAGCCGCATTGCGTGTGCTAAGCCCGTACTTTGAAGTGGCATAA